From the genome of Athalia rosae chromosome 3, iyAthRosa1.1, whole genome shotgun sequence:
ACGGATGGATGTGGTCCACAGTGTTTCATGCCCGAGATAAAGCATTTACTGAAATGATGGATTACTGTTGTGCATTCACGATGGTTCTCACTTTGTTATATTGCATGCTTCTGAGGTACCATTTTATAACCATATATTATCTCCAAAATTCGTGGTCAATCAttcgtaattttaattttttcaatacgttACTTAAACACCTGTTGCAGAATAGCGTTTAAATGTTACAAGGTGATGGCTTTTTTGACCGGAGTGTACATGATAATACTTTACACACACCTGTCGCATTTATGGTCTGGAAATATTAATTACGGATACAATATGCAGTTCAACATAGCCCTAGGTAATTTTGATCTTTTAATGTCGCTAGTAATCACTCTGAAATATCAAGTAGGTAAACACATGAATAATCTAAGCtacaacttttcttttctatttttctatagGATTCCTATCATTTGCCATTTCGATGATCTGGTGGTATCGCAATCGGAGAATACTAGCACATGTGACATTTGTTGGCTGGTTCAATGTGCTAACTGTCTTTGTTACGCTACTAGAAATCGCTGATTTTCCACCGATTTTTTGGACATTTGATGCCCACGCTCTGTGGCATGCGTCAACTGCACCACTGGCCATAATCTTATATCGGTAATTtccattaattatttcttataTCTTTTTGGCCTACGAATTATTACTTGATCCTTTATTTGACATCTTTTTTAGATTCATTATTGAAGACTGCAAGTATTTACAGAGGGTTTACGAAAAGAGTCCATTAGAtgctgaataaattaaatcttTGAATATGCTTATCAGTGtattcaaacaaaaaattttacacaaatCATCAATCGTTCTTTAGAATCCCCCATCCATTATGTAATTATTACGTTAGGACTGAGACTCAAACATCAGGATGCAACAACTTAGCAGTTCTCGAAGTGACGATTACTAGTAATACGTTATTCTCATGGTTTGAGATGAATATGATCcattaataataaaacgtaatcatatatttcaattaagattttttattgaattttatatccGTACTTAGACGTATTAAATTGCAGCACCATATGGTCATTTATAATCCGTAGGTTACATAAAATTAAgtacaaaattataatatttgtaaCAAGATGTTGAAAGCTTTGCACGGTAATGCGTTTCACATtaactgaaatgaaaattaaaaaatttcatctgctGCTCTATTTTGATGTGACTAAATATTGAATTTAGTATACCGGTAAAATTTGAGTCAGTTAGAAGTTATCTGTGCTTGTTTCGATTAGATTTGAGTACAAATAAATGGCTAGTCAACAATCTAATTAAAGCTCAAAATTTCAGACAATTTCTTAAGTTCAGAGATGCTTACGAAATTTTGCTATATTCtcaagaaaatttttggccccGAGTCAAAACATTGGAGTATACCAATTCTTTgtttctagaaaaaaattgataaaggaAGTGCCTAGATGAGAAACGTGACACTATAAATATTAGGGTGTTCTGACCCAGTCAATAGCATTCCAGAAGTAtatgcaaaaaattaattttcataaacaTTCAATTAAACTTGTACTTGATAACACGCTAAAGATGATATaatctaaatatttttttaatgtaaGCAGTATCATTATATTGGTTATTTTAACTTAttctcaaacttcgaaatcATAGCATCAATGTAACATAGGAATTGAATATCCCGTGTTTAAATACAAATGCCGATTATCATTAGCAATAAAGCTTGGCTGAGTCGATTAGTGCAAGTATTGAGCAGGACGTATAATCCATTTATTCGTCGAAGCAGCCAAGATTCAGTTATGCGAGCCATGCGACTAACGTACTTCAATGaattaaaatatgtacatgtgcGATCGTTTACAAGGTTTTTATGCAAATAGACAGTCAGCTCAACCGGTCTTTATTCTCATATAGATACTACAACAAATCTATTCTCTCTATGCACTGAAATTATTTGCAGGTataaatttcatagaaatgtgaaaaaaaattagttggAAGACTCGTTAAAAATTAGTACTACACGAGATTAGTTACGAGTCATAAGTTCGTGAGAATTTCCAATTATTCAATCGTGTTCAATTTTACAAGCGATTACTGATTTTCTGCTTCTAATAGATTGTGCGTTATAAATTACACAAGTGACTAAATTTGTGCCGAATATACCCTGTATAAATGCAATCGTAAAGTATCAAATATAAATCGTTATCAGAGACTGACATTACAAATGTTTATATCTAGTTGGTGAAGtagttttcatatttatttacttcaaggaatgtaatattttattccagaagtagtaaataatattatatggcagtgatatgtataatatggtaGTGATTTTACAAGTATcattatcataataattattgttattattattcttatgtTTTGTATTTACTCAAACttgaattgaagaaataatGGGAAATACACCAAACGTAAACTATCAAAACCCACGtttgtttccaaaaatttctccaagGTATTATGATTTATAGTTGCTGccattgatgaaattttatttaaagaAAGCGATCATTGATCTGCATTTactgtgattattattattaattttcgaatactGAAAGTAGTCCAGTTCTTATCGATCAAGAACTAGAGATGCAATCAATACAAGATCATACAAATATCGCTATCGAAGCTGCAATGTtagaaatattaaataattaggCATAAACGCACTTATTTCTACGTAATAATTaagtaaaattatacgaaatgataagtaaatgtgggtatgTTATTaacataaaaaattgtaaaataaaacaagaatcattcgtaaaattttgtGCTTTATATCATAAcggccgttttttttttttctttcttttttccccttataGAACGTTTTGCACTTTCGAGAGAAAGTAGTCATCGTAATAAAGAACAACTGATGCTCGAGAGCGCAGTTGATCTGTAAGTGCGaatagtaaataaatattaatttactTTATCTCACAGTACGTAACGTGGGTCTTTGTACCGATAAAAGATGAAATATGATCATCATAACATAACCATCCCCAAGACCCTTTGCTAGAGATCTTGTAcgatgttttcttttcttttttttatgacTACAAGGATTagtaaaaatttacaataaatttccaaagaataataaaatttaactGCAATTCTTTACATTTTACTTATATTTGTGGCCAAGGCTTCCTCAGCTAAAGCAAAATATTCGATTACGTGATAAAAAACATCGCATCAGTCTTACCACAGTTATAACTAATTTAAGgttgacgttattgattttttagttatTCCATGTTATGACTTAAATATtcaaactttgatttttttccttttttaatgCAATTATTCGTTCTTGTTATTATCTAAACTTTGTTGTTCCAATCAACGGAAAACTTTGACAAACTAGtcagaagtaaaagaaaaaaatgatatagtTGAGATAAATAGGAATTTAACATGAAATGGATAAAATTGAAGGCACTTTATAGTCTTAtttgtattataaaatatacgaaaatatcgattgttgcaaaaaagtattttataatcttttcgaattttatcaaGTGGCCTCTAATATTTACATAAATTCATTTATCCTAAATAAAAAGTTCagtcaaaaatagaaaaataaatacattattTATGGCATTAGTATAAAAGCGATAAAagattttaaaaaagaaaaaaaaaaagttaactACAGTTACTTCGTACACCATTCAGTTCAGCTGCTGTATCGTATCAATAATCGAAATCAAACGGTCTTTCAATCACTTTTATGAAGTAAAATGTAAAGAAGTAGTATTACGATTGCATAATCAAATGCAGAATTTGAAAGCTTATTAATATTtgtagatataaatataatattggaaaatattttccataaaGATATTAGTTCTATTCAGAAATAATCGAACCAAAATCATTATCACAATTGAGATAATAACAATTGGCCtttaggtaatttttttttcttaaacttTCAACAATTAAACTATAACATATCAATAATATGCAATTACCAGAATTCATTCATCGCGCTTTATCTCTGAATAATTAGCTAATAGCTAAAGGCAAATACTAGAAGCGTTCAGTatcttttcaataaaaaataatgtaagtACCTCAGTGCTTGAACAGTGCTTCATTTTCCGGGTTGTCGTCCCTATGCTTCTCAAGATTACCAGATAGGGTTGGGTCTGGTCTACgtcttttgaaaaatccaagTTTCCAAAGCACTAACGTCAACAAAATGAGGAGCAACAAACCTGCAACTATAGCTACAATAATTATCCATATTGGGACAGGCTCGGAATCCTGCTGATCCAGTAGATCTGGGTACGCTATGGTTTCTGCGATTCCTTGATCGTCCTTGAGATTTTCTTGTTGTATCACAACCTGAggcggaattattattttcgcatTTGATCCAATCTTCACCATATCCACTCTCGGATAATCTTCTACTAACGTTGAATTCCACAGCCTAGCTTTCAGAGTTATGACTGCCTCTTGTTTACGTTGAAGATTGTAAATGATACACGTAATATCAAAACACTTTGCTGTCGACGCTTCACAATTCATAGAAACAACCTGATGTCTATGACCATCTTTATCAATGGTGGTCTTAGTATTCACTACTTTTTCAGTATCTCGTCTATCTCGGATACTATTTGTGTgatttggataatttttcatattcggGACAGCGGTAGACGTAGGAAAGAGAGTTTCCATATCATCGAGACCAAAACTACCTTGTAATTTTAATGGATTCACACTGTGTCCTGGTGGTAATGAACATTCTCCGCCTCCCAATGCTGGAAAATCGATCAAATAACTCTACTAACACCTGACATACTTGACACGATACTTTGTCAtcataatgaaaattaaatattaccTTGTACGGTTGGCAATTCTTCCAGATAAAGTAACCACTTTCCGTGAGGCTTGTCATTTGCGACTTCGTAGGGCCATGATATACGAACTTCGACACTACTGACTTTCCAAGGTCCTTCGTTAAACACTTCATAGACATGTGACACTCTAGGTCCGACTTCATTCAGATGTTTTATAGCAGATTCACCGACTACGGGTCCACCATAGAAGGCCCATTGCGTTTTTGCGCTTCTGTCAAGTGAGTGAATAAGTGATAAATATCACGTAGCGTTTTAAGATAAGAGGATGCTTgagattcgaacgattttggtGACTTACCCTGTGATAGATAATTCAGCCCTCTTGAGAACGGTGGCTCGAAGGGTAATAGGTTCCTTCTCACTTACTTCTTTCGACGTAGAATTagcaaaaattacaaatccgAGTTGCGACTCATTGTCCTCCAACCCTTTGGGGTCGAATCTGATTTGGATATTTACCGACTTATTCATTTTGAACGGGTTGCCAATTGAGCAACTCACTAAGGTAGTATTATGTAAATTACAGATCCCCGAATCGTTACTTTTACTAGCAATATAATTTAAGTTTGCAGAATGTTTTATGAAAAGTTGAGCTTCATAGGCGGATTCTCCGATATTTGTAACATTTACTTCTACCACaacttcctctttttctccaagTAACAGTTCGTAGAAATTCGGCTTTATGATTGATGCTGAAAGAAACACATATCAGCTGATTCAGTAACAATATTATGAGATGCGTAAAAATTCCAATTTTCTAGGCATTAGGTTTCAATCAATTCACCTGATAGATTTAATTTCGCACTCAGTTGAAGGTTACTTTCACAAATATCATTTGGCCCACATTCCTTCTGGAAAGTAGCTTCAAAGATTCGGGCAGCTTCTTGTTGATTTAGAATaggaaaatttcttatttcCGGTAACGGAGCCCCCTCAGCAGGCATAACTGGCTGTTCTTGAATTAGCGTATAATTAAATCGGAATTTGATGGGAGATTGAATATCTCTCGTGTTTTCCTGAAAACATAATAAACATtgacaaataattttcatctcagattaTTAAGTACATCGAATGAGTTTTTTAAGCCGTACCTTTAAGTAAACGGTATCTACTTGGCAATGCTCCAATTTCGATGGATCAAGAGTTACAGTGCGACTAATAAAATTTGGACGCACACTGTCGTTTTTAAACCAAACTCTAGAAAACTTTCTTACACCTGAGTAAGTTTCAGCTTCAATGGAATACTTCAGTTTAAGATTCTGCATATCTTCATCCCTCACCAAAGACGCAGTTTTGCAGCAAGCTTCAAATGAGAagcttgagaaaaaattatattaaaagATTACATCAAGGTGTTAATGATGGAAAACAAAACAAGTATAATTTGTTCACATACCATGTATAATTAGAGCTAGGATCAGTTGGGCAGCCAACTTTGTTTGGGTCTATAGGAGCGATCTTCTCCTGATATGTCATATTTTTGTTAAGGTACCTAATATAGGTTGTAATATCAATGATTTTCCTTGCCCGAAGAAGAACTACTGCATCATTGTCATAAGCTCCAACTAGGAGATCTGGATATCCGTTTTGATCCATGTCTATGCCACCACTCAAAGAGTATCCAAACGTACTAAGTGAAGTTGGCATTTGATGAGAATGAATCACTTGAGACGGTGAAGTTATTATACCATCCTTTGATCCAAGATAGATATAAACCGCTCCTTTTCCTTCGTAAGGCGCGCCAATTGCAATATCTTCGTAACCGTCTTTATTTAAATCTCCCAAATTTGTCAAAGAAAACCCAAATCTTGACTCTTCGTGACCAATTAATTTAACAGGTTTAttgcattttggattttccttTGGATTTTTACAAAGCAGTGTGTAAATGTACACCGCTCCGCCCTCGgcttttttgaaataaaatggcgCAGCCACTATGAGATCTCCGATCctagacgacgaaaaaaatggataattaATACACTAATACATTGCCTCAAAATGATActtttaaatattcaattacTTGTCTCCATTAACATCAGCAGACATTATCTCGTAACCATAACTCGAAGCAAACTGTTCTCCATCCAAAATTAAATCCACATTCATTTCAGCCTGCTTGTCGAGTTTGGACAAAAGAACGACTTGACCTGTTCCATTTGACCGTGGTGCACCAGCGGCATAGGATATAGCATCTCCGAAAAATTTGCCTACAGCTACTGACATACCTGTacgtaaaaataaagtaatttattaaaattaacaATGCTCGACACCGTTAGGATATataatagattaaaaaaaatcgagcttGCCTAAATAGCTGTATTTATCAACGGGAGAGGCGTCTTGCATTGGAGCATAGTAAATGGTGTGGTCTCGCTCGAGAAAATCCTCGGAAACAGCGAAAAGGAATAAATTTCCTTTCCAAGTATGTGGGCCTGGGGTACCTATTAGCACACGGTCTTCGGAAGTCAGCAGTCCGCTGGTGCCGGCCTGGCAATAACCAAACTGTTCGTGGGCTCTAGCGATAACAAtgaaatatcaattattaAGAAAATACCTTATTTGGATAACCAGTGGAGTGGCGCATAAGAAAAAAGCAgaagcaatgaaaaaaaatattaaaggATTAAAATTTACTTGACTGAAAGCCAATTTTTTATGAAGTTTAAGTGAATAATTAAGAGATGCAGATAGTTATATTTTGAATGCATAACACTGATCAGAGCTGTCATTGTTTGAAAATAgcataaatggaaaaaattctaacTTGTTTGTTGGTCTCCCTGAACAAGGCTTCTTAACTTCTTCATATTTTAAGTTCTGAGACAAAATGTAGCAGAGACCTTGACCCCAACGAGAATCTGGCGTTTTAACGATGTAACGATGAGCACAAACCTAAGTAGTCAAGCATGTATGGATATGATGGTTTTTAATGCATCCAGTGATTAGAAATTTATTGTTAATGAAATTTGGATTCCAGGATATTTTAATTAGAGTGATTCTTACCATTACTTTACCACCAACACCTTGGCTTCGAACAGTTACTCCCAGCCATTGATTGTCTTTTATTTCGTCATTGCTCGGTTTCACCAATTCTTCGGATTCAATAACTGTaaagaatgaatttttgataaaatccAGTAACCTGAGTTATCAGATAAAGCCATCATAATGCAATTCCATCAGTCCAGTGCGCTCAAACAGTGCTAGCTTTGAATTCACGCCAGTAGCTTGGAAGTAAAAagtttatacaaatatatcgAGGCAATtgagataaaatttattcgcttAGTCCAACGTGGTAAAAATCTACAGAATAATACTTGCTATCATAGAGCCATGAAACTGCTCGGAAATCTTAATACCAAACGTCATTTATGCTGTAATTACATGATAAGAAACTTGAATTACAGACTCAAAACAAGCACACAATGGAAAAGTACACCGAGGCTAAAATCTAATCTGTGAAGTAGAGATCTATGTTTTGGACTAAACGTAATGTAAAAGGTGTGTCTCTGCATAAAGTCTTTTCCACATAACACCAGGTAGGATTATTACGTGAAatgaattgatgaattatgacggtgaaagaaatttatcaTAAATTGTCAGTGTTAATAAAAAGAGCACAAAGAAGAAGACAGAATCAACATATCTTGAAATTCAGGCATGTTTAATATTTGCATGCGAGAAAAATGTCTTgcatgttaattatttttttatgcaaCTTGCTTATTATCAAATGTTTAGCCCAGTAGTAATACATGATTTACATGCGTAATAATTAAGTTGTTAGTCGATACCAGCTGTAAAAAGCTTTTGCTGCAAATGTGAGTAATCAATGAACCAGTCAGAAGCATTTCAATTTGCAAAGACAATTTGTTGGTTTATGATAAACGCCCGAGAATTCAAGGATGTACatatgaatcgaaaaaaggtCGACCAATGACGTCATTTGTATGAGAAATGTTACATCGAATTGTTAGGGATTAATAATATTCTACAATTAGGAGAGAACTCATTTTAACATCAAATTCAGCACTACAATTTTTACAAGTTATTCTTGTCATTAGTTTCTATTGAGGCAATGTAAATTCTAACTACTTTTAATGGTGGATatgggaaaattaaaaaaaaaaaatttataatagcTAAATATTTTCGGTCTTGTCCCAGTCGCAAAtgacgaaaaatcaaaagatgtTCTTTGGTAATCCAATTGATCAAGTTGGAGGAATCgagattttttgattcatgtAAAGTAACTGAAGTGTATAAATTCTTTGGAAAACCTTATTTGTCATTGCGCTCTCAAATTCTTGATCGTGCTGAATATTAGTGAAATAATGCCATcgtgcgaataaaaaaaatcgaattaaaaaatataaaaaaaaaaagaacgagtgCCCTGCAAACGTACATCAGAAAAACTTCATTGACAATCAAATATTCCTTTTTAATCTCATTTCCCTAAAACTCCTCTTGAAAGACTTACTTGAATTACTTGGTATTTCAGCTGCCGCCGGGATGACCAAAACATAATTGTAACATAAGTTATTTACAAACAATATGAAATGGTAAGATACACAGATCATAGTGGATttcaataatgataaaaaatgttcaattacCATGTCTTCCATCAGTAACAACTTGGATGCAGTCATTATTATACGTTGTTAAAGGACATTGCCATAACGCACCAGACTTATTGGTTCCTGGTTGCAAGTTTTGATCCAATGGTGCACCGATCAACATCCTAAAAAATATACTGTAGATTAAAACAAACTTTATTCAATAATAGGGACGCAATTGTTCGATAAATCAACATTTCATATTAGTGATGTTCTGCTGTTGGAATCAATAACGACAATGGTAGTATTTTATTGGATATTCAATTGTTCACATTCTGAAGATGAATGGAATGTGAGGTGtggtataattattgttgaGTAATATCAAGTGTGTTGTTGGTAGCAATTAAAGGATATATTTATGTAGCTAGCACATGTCAGAACCATTGATAGACACATTCTACTTTGGCTCATAGAATAATGGATCAAATTTGTAAATATGATATCGAGCGGGCCAACAACACCGTTACATATGAAAAAAGGTTCCTGATATGCtgtatgaaatgaaagaacgTGGCTTTTAGAATACAATGAACAATGAAAACTCACCAACTTGTGGATTTATTATCATCAGCTATTTCTTGATGTTCAGCAACGGAGTAACCAAAATATGAACCTGGTGAGCCCCTTTTGATAACAGGTATCCGGGCTTccaaattgaaggaaaatacACCGTATattatggaaaaaattattaacagCATCATGAGTCTCTGCATCTTGAATGATAGGGTACTAACTAAGTACCCATAAGACCGACAAAAAGACTTAAATTCCAAGTAGTATGATCTGTTCAATTCTACCACAAAAACCACAATATTATCGTAGTCGTATCCCTAATTAGGCTTATTCGAATGTGGATGAGGCCAATCACAATATCCTCATGAGTCCACACACCCAGCAGCCACAAGCCGTGATGAATGAGATGAGTACAATAGAATTGATAAGAGCAGCTTAACACAGCATAGCCAACATTCTCTGTTAAATCAAACTCTGATCGTAAATTTATCTACTGTCATCTTGAGTTCAATATTTACTTTGAAGGGTCTAATCGCACACAGCTTCTCTGTTATTATTGAATCGTATTGGGTATCCGAAAAGGCCTTGTGcattttatgaatttattcaccgattgcatttatatttgttatttcagCATGTTACCAACTGCTAAACCAAAACCTATTCGATCTAACTGTTCACTGCTATTTGAGAGGGTTGGGCTCGCAGACGTATAGCTGGGCCACGGatctgttttatttcaatgatGCATTTATAGCCTATGGCTATTCGGTGTTGTCATCctcggttgaaaaattgagtcAGAGAaagtttacatttttttttaatgataatCTCAAGGTAGTGTTGTCACTGCCAAGGCCTGCAGGAGAGGAAGCTGGAAGTCACATTCTTTTCCTCAAATCCATTTCATTCTGCAAAGAAACTTGTGTCTGTCATTTAATTTAAGAAGATGGAATAGTTATAATGCTGAAACCTAACGTGATAATTTAGAAGActacaataaaaaaatccatGTATTGCAGGATTACTCAATTGGGAGAGAGCAAAGATAAATCATATGTCATGTAAGTGTGTACCTATTCCGTCAACAGACCGCAGGCCCTTTTGACCATTTACAAACAAAATATGTATTTAGGAATTTCTCATGCTTACACATGGCTATAAATAAATGTCTGTTTACTTCAACTGTCATAAATAGCTACCCAACATTATCAGTGACGTTTTTGATAGTGCTGAATTTATCCAATTAAGCAATGCACTATAATGTTTCTTGTCGAATCAATTCCTTACTGCTCTTTGGAACTTATCTTACCcctgaaaatataattcttgTAATTTACTATCTTATTAAAAAGTTTGCACCAATAGGAGTCATGATATCATCATATTTCTCAGTCTTACACATTTTAGTCGTGTACAAATTAGATAGAGTTGATCTTGTTCTCCATTTTACTCTCTTGAACTTATTACGGTCTGTTGAAGTAGAATAAATGAGTAACTCATATTCATTGCTTCTTAGGTTGTATATGATGATGAGAGTCAACTTAAAGACATTACTACTAGTCCTTGTTGCTGCTGTATGTAGCTCTCTATTCACATTGTGGTATTATTGTGGACTTAAGACTTCAGAATGGAAAACAACCCTGCAGTACAAAGTAAATGTCAATGGTGGTGAAATTATCAGTTCATAATATGTCACCATTCATTGCATGCGACGTTGTTTCCATGAGAATACACACGTTACAATAAACCTTATTACTATTCTTGCAGAGCAATTTGGTTGATCGGGCTAGTAATGAACTCCCAGGCAACGAAGAGATTGACTGTTACATAAATGGAGGATATTCAATCGGTTGTCGGAAAGAGGGTGATGAAGTTTATCtgccattttcattcatccacAAGTATTTTGAGGTGAAACGAAATACTGATGCAGAGAATAGGGGCAAGGAGGCTCAGGACTGTTGTTTATGAACCATTGAATGTTTCCAGGTTTATGGAAAATTAGCAACCTATGATGGGCTGCAGAGGTTTGAGTGGTCACATAGTTATTCTAAAGTTATAAGCCCTAAGGGAAAATATGATCCACGAGGGGTGTTCATGTACTTTGAGAATTACAACGTTGAAGTGAGAGAAAGAGTAAAATGTGTGAGTGGTAGCGACGGAGTGCCAATTTCTACTCAATGGGAAAGCCAGGGCTACTATTATCCAACACAAATTGCACAGTTTGGACTTTCTCACTATAGTAAGAATCTCACAGAACCAGAACCACataaaaaaactattgaaGATTCTGATAAAACTAAACAAGTCTGGACTGTACCCCAGGGCTCTGTAGTATTGAGACAGTATGATAAACGAGTGAATAGTTACGTGATGAAATACGCTACACCGGAAACAAGTAGCTCCGGTATATCGTTGAAGTTTGATCACATACTTGACTTGGTCCTAAAGTTAGATTTATGTATCAAGGATAATGGCAGCTTCACAGTTGTGTTGCaatctagagaaaaaaaggatacttATTATCTACATTATACAACAAGAAATTTAGTAATGCAAACACATGACAATCATATTTATTATGGTATTGGTTTATCCAATAATCGTTGGAGGCATCTTACCAGAGATTTGGTGGTCGACTTACAAAAAGGACTCAACTTGAGTGACAAAACTAAGAAGAAGTTATCACGTTCCAAGTTAAAGGTAATTCACTCATACTTTGGTAACAAACTGATGAATTTGTAAGTATCTggtttaataatttatttatttcaattaggcgataaaaatgatactGTATGGCTCGGGTATGATCGACAATGTAACATTGTCAACAAGTGAACATATGGAACAATTTTATGATGCTGCACGATGGCTGGTTGCAAATCAAAACATAACTTCCGGAGGCTGGCCAAATCCCGTTAGACGAAAAGTTGCCACTGGAATGGCTACGTTGGAACCAGGATGGTAAGATTTATATGTTGAACCCGAAGATGGTAAAATTTCTAGCTAAGTAATTCGactgttaaaaattttctgtataGGTATTCTAGCATGGGACAAGGA
Proteins encoded in this window:
- the LOC105690240 gene encoding integrin alpha-PS1 isoform X2 — encoded protein: MQRLMMLLIIFSIIYGVFSFNLEARIPVIKRGSPGSYFGYSVAEHQEIADDNKSTSWMLIGAPLDQNLQPGTNKSGALWQCPLTTYNNDCIQVVTDGRHVIESEELVKPSNDEIKDNQWLGVTVRSQGVGGKVMVCAHRYIVKTPDSRWGQGLCYILSQNLKYEEVKKPCSGRPTNKAHEQFGYCQAGTSGLLTSEDRVLIGTPGPHTWKGNLFLFAVSEDFLERDHTIYYAPMQDASPVDKYSYLGMSVAVGKFFGDAISYAAGAPRSNGTGQVVLLSKLDKQAEMNVDLILDGEQFASSYGYEIMSADVNGDKIGDLIVAAPFYFKKAEGGAVYIYTLLCKNPKENPKCNKPVKLIGHEESRFGFSLTNLGDLNKDGYEDIAIGAPYEGKGAVYIYLGSKDGIITSPSQVIHSHQMPTSLSTFGYSLSGGIDMDQNGYPDLLVGAYDNDAVVLLRARKIIDITTYIRYLNKNMTYQEKIAPIDPNKVGCPTDPSSNYTCFSFEACCKTASLVRDEDMQNLKLKYSIEAETYSGVRKFSRVWFKNDSVRPNFISRTVTLDPSKLEHCQVDTVYLKENTRDIQSPIKFRFNYTLIQEQPVMPAEGAPLPEIRNFPILNQQEAARIFEATFQKECGPNDICESNLQLSAKLNLSASIIKPNFYELLLGEKEEVVVEVNVTNIGESAYEAQLFIKHSANLNYIASKSNDSGICNLHNTTLVSCSIGNPFKMNKSVNIQIRFDPKGLEDNESQLGFVIFANSTSKEVSEKEPITLRATVLKRAELSITGSAKTQWAFYGGPVVGESAIKHLNEVGPRVSHVYEVFNEGPWKVSSVEVRISWPYEVANDKPHGKWLLYLEELPTVQALGGGECSLPPGHSVNPLKLQGSFGLDDMETLFPTSTAVPNMKNYPNHTNSIRDRRDTEKVVNTKTTIDKDGHRHQVVSMNCEASTAKCFDITCIIYNLQRKQEAVITLKARLWNSTLVEDYPRVDMVKIGSNAKIIIPPQVVIQQENLKDDQGIAETIAYPDLLDQQDSEPVPIWIIIVAIVAGLLLLILLTLVLWKLGFFKRRRPDPTLSGNLEKHRDDNPENEALFKH
- the LOC105690240 gene encoding integrin alpha-PS1 isoform X1 — encoded protein: MQRLMMLLIIFSIIYGVFSFNLEARIPVIKRGSPGSYFGYSVAEHQEIADDNKSTSWMLIGAPLDQNLQPGTNKSGALWQCPLTTYNNDCIQVVTDGRHAEIPSNSIIESEELVKPSNDEIKDNQWLGVTVRSQGVGGKVMVCAHRYIVKTPDSRWGQGLCYILSQNLKYEEVKKPCSGRPTNKAHEQFGYCQAGTSGLLTSEDRVLIGTPGPHTWKGNLFLFAVSEDFLERDHTIYYAPMQDASPVDKYSYLGMSVAVGKFFGDAISYAAGAPRSNGTGQVVLLSKLDKQAEMNVDLILDGEQFASSYGYEIMSADVNGDKIGDLIVAAPFYFKKAEGGAVYIYTLLCKNPKENPKCNKPVKLIGHEESRFGFSLTNLGDLNKDGYEDIAIGAPYEGKGAVYIYLGSKDGIITSPSQVIHSHQMPTSLSTFGYSLSGGIDMDQNGYPDLLVGAYDNDAVVLLRARKIIDITTYIRYLNKNMTYQEKIAPIDPNKVGCPTDPSSNYTCFSFEACCKTASLVRDEDMQNLKLKYSIEAETYSGVRKFSRVWFKNDSVRPNFISRTVTLDPSKLEHCQVDTVYLKENTRDIQSPIKFRFNYTLIQEQPVMPAEGAPLPEIRNFPILNQQEAARIFEATFQKECGPNDICESNLQLSAKLNLSASIIKPNFYELLLGEKEEVVVEVNVTNIGESAYEAQLFIKHSANLNYIASKSNDSGICNLHNTTLVSCSIGNPFKMNKSVNIQIRFDPKGLEDNESQLGFVIFANSTSKEVSEKEPITLRATVLKRAELSITGSAKTQWAFYGGPVVGESAIKHLNEVGPRVSHVYEVFNEGPWKVSSVEVRISWPYEVANDKPHGKWLLYLEELPTVQALGGGECSLPPGHSVNPLKLQGSFGLDDMETLFPTSTAVPNMKNYPNHTNSIRDRRDTEKVVNTKTTIDKDGHRHQVVSMNCEASTAKCFDITCIIYNLQRKQEAVITLKARLWNSTLVEDYPRVDMVKIGSNAKIIIPPQVVIQQENLKDDQGIAETIAYPDLLDQQDSEPVPIWIIIVAIVAGLLLLILLTLVLWKLGFFKRRRPDPTLSGNLEKHRDDNPENEALFKH
- the LOC105689852 gene encoding post-GPI attachment to proteins factor 3 — encoded protein: MSYFISCLLIVLAFIFGATCSNGDRAQFYKECLQRCNIRNCTADLEYKISPPIELKLLSWTCDDDCRYNCMWKTVEYFTSHGSRVPQFHGKWPFVRMLGLQEPASVFFSVLNFLAHFMMYKRFRKEVRPSNPMYSAWTYFSVVCMNGWMWSTVFHARDKAFTEMMDYCCAFTMVLTLLYCMLLRIAFKCYKVMAFLTGVYMIILYTHLSHLWSGNINYGYNMQFNIALGFLSFAISMIWWYRNRRILAHVTFVGWFNVLTVFVTLLEIADFPPIFWTFDAHALWHASTAPLAIILYRFIIEDCKYLQRVYEKSPLDAE